The Anaerotignum propionicum DSM 1682 sequence GTCAACTTTCCGTATCGTTGCCAAGCGACTTCCGTTGCCCGGCGGCTCTATGAAATTGCTCTGCAGTACAGTCACATCTTTACTGGAATAGACAAGTTGATTATTCTTGTAAAATGCCAGCTCTGCCTTGTTATCCCCTGACAGATAGCTGTAGGGCTGAAGCAGTGAACTTAAAGAACCATCTATGTCGGTTCCACGCCCTTGCACGGCTTGGATATCCTTTATCAGAGCAGATGATATAAAATAGTGTTCACTAAGACTCCTACTTTCCGCGCGGTTCACCATATCCCTGAACATTGCCACGGAAACAATGAATATTCCGAGGTTAAAGCAGAAGAGAAAAAGAGCGAGAGTTGTTAAAAAGGTTCTCTGCTTCATCGCCCTACCTCCAGACGGTAACCAAGCTTGTATACGGTTTTTATCTTGTCTTCCCAGCCCAGTTTTTTTCGCAATTTTTGTATATGTACATCTACGGTCCGAGTGTCTCCTTCAAAATCGTAACCCCAAACCAATTCCAGCAGCTTTTCTCTGGAGAGCGCGATATTACGGTTATTCACAAGGACTTCTAATAATTCATATTCCTTTGGCGTACATTCAACCAACTGTCCGTTATGAAATACCAGACGGCCGCTGAAATCAATTTTTACGTTTCCTGTTTCATAACAACTTGCTGTTTTCTGCGTCCGCCTTAAGACTGCTTCCACACGGGCCAGTAGTTCCAACATTTCAAAAGGTTTTGTCAGATAATCATCCGCTCCCATTGAAAACCCCTTGATACGATCAGGCAGGCTGTTTTTCGCAGTCAGGAAAATTGTGGGCGTTTCATTTGATTGCTTAATCACCTCAAACCCGTCAAGCCCAGGCAGCATAATATCCAAAATCATCAAATCGTAAGACTGACGTTGTATTTTAGAAACGGCAGTTTTACCATCAAAGACGGAATGACATTGATGCCCCACGAGTTGTAGGTTTCTTTTTACAAGCTCATTGATTGCCGCTTCATCCTCAACAATTAAAATAGATGCCAATTGACCACCTCCTCATTCAACAATATTATCAAGGTTTTGTTATAGAGTTGTAATGGATTCTGTTCTTTTTTGCCCAGTCACTATATTTCAACAGAAACATCCTGGCTAGATAAGCACTTCTGTCCAACATGTCATGTTATGTGTCGGATTGCTACAGGGTACCGAGTTTTTTCACCAGTTACACACACTCTTTTGTGCTTTGCTCATAGAAAAACGCAAATTCCTTGTCTGCGATTAGGTTGGTTTTGCAAAGTAGTCCTCAAGAATCTGCTGTTCGTCCTTCGGCTACTCGTGGTATATTCCAACACGTTCACTAAGCTTACCAACCTCAGCATAAGGTTGCCGCTCTTCCACCGAAAGATTTTCATGGCAACCTTCTAGAACTTTTTTCGTCAGTACACGAAGGAATATTCCACTTCCTTCCTTGTCCATTTACAAATTACCACCCTTTTGGAACAGAATAAATCATTTAAAGGAAGAAGTCGATACCTAAACAAAACAATTCTTGTCCTTTTTTCAAAGAATTGGAGAAGCCCACCCGTCGCACAAATGATCCTGATCTCTGTTTACCGTCTTTATGCAAGGATTGTCCAGTCAATAATTGCATAAGGGCGGTGGTTTTTTTGTTTCTATTTATGGCGAACCTCTCCTTACAACAAGATGCCATCACATTGGAAAGTATCTACACCCTACTGGGTAACTTCAATAAAGTGCTGATAAAATCAGCGATGAAGAGAAAAAATCTCTAATTTCTTTGCTAATCAAAGAAATAGAGATTTTTCCATGTGATAAATCAGAGTTGCCCCTGAAGTCTATTTTATTTAATTACTTCTGATATTGAAAATTTGCATTTTATTCTATGTTACTAAGGTCTCTTAATTGCATTACATATTTAATAATACATGTCCTATCGTTCCCTTAAAATTAATAGATGGTGTTTCAAAATATTCAGCACCATAGCAATCCCTTTCATACTAAAATTTTAATTAATCCTTTTAAAATAGCAAATATTAGTATTGACAAGTTACGTTTTAACTTATAATATATTAGATAGAATTCAACCTATTTAGAAAGGAATCCTAGTTATGCAACGTCGCGATACACCTTCTCACGATTTTTATATCAAAAATATAGCTCATTTATTACGCTACAAAAGCGATCAACGATTAGCACCCTATGATATCACCGAGTCCCAAGCACGTCTTTTGGGGCACATATATGGTGCACAAAGATCAGAACAAGAAATAAGCCGCAGATACTTAAGTCAGGCCATGCAAATATCTGGTCCATCCGTAACGAGCTTACTTAACAATTTAGAAAAAAAGGGATTGATTTCGCGTTGTTCGGGCAGTGAAGATGGCAGGACAATGCGCATAGAACTTAGTCAAAAGGCAATGATTCTCCTTAATGAAATGTCTGATATTTTGAATATGATAACACAAGATTTACTGGTCGGATTTTCAGAAGAAGAAAAAATCGCATTCTTGATGTTCTTAAAAAGGGCTTACAAAAATTTAGGCATGGACTCACACATTTAAAATTTTTAAACAAATAGGTAGATTTATACCTATCAACAAATGCCTTATTTTTATAGTTCTTTAAGACTTTTATGACTAAATAGGTAGAATTAAACTTATATTTAAAGGAGATATCTATAATGGAAAACAAACAAAAAGATGCAATGTATTATCTTGAACAAGCTCCTGTAACAAAAGCAATTATCCACATGGCAATTCCTATGATTTTAGGCATGGTTGCCAACATGATTTACAACATTACGGACGCTTATTTTATCGGAATGCTCAAGAATACACCTATGCTGGCGTCCATCACACTGGCTTTGCCTTTTACCACCATTCTTATGGCAATTGGGGAACTATTTGGTACGGGAGGAAGTACATATATCTCAAGATTGTTAGGCGAAAAAGACTTAATTGGTGTGAGAAAG is a genomic window containing:
- a CDS encoding response regulator transcription factor; translation: MASILIVEDEAAINELVKRNLQLVGHQCHSVFDGKTAVSKIQRQSYDLMILDIMLPGLDGFEVIKQSNETPTIFLTAKNSLPDRIKGFSMGADDYLTKPFEMLELLARVEAVLRRTQKTASCYETGNVKIDFSGRLVFHNGQLVECTPKEYELLEVLVNNRNIALSREKLLELVWGYDFEGDTRTVDVHIQKLRKKLGWEDKIKTVYKLGYRLEVGR
- a CDS encoding MarR family winged helix-turn-helix transcriptional regulator, whose amino-acid sequence is MQRRDTPSHDFYIKNIAHLLRYKSDQRLAPYDITESQARLLGHIYGAQRSEQEISRRYLSQAMQISGPSVTSLLNNLEKKGLISRCSGSEDGRTMRIELSQKAMILLNEMSDILNMITQDLLVGFSEEEKIAFLMFLKRAYKNLGMDSHI